The Nymphaea colorata isolate Beijing-Zhang1983 chromosome 5, ASM883128v2, whole genome shotgun sequence DNA segment CAATCTACCAAGGATTGGGCTCCCCAAAGCAACAACATAGTTATTGGGCATAAAAGAGTACTGGTTTTCATAAGATTCTATTgatgggttttcttttttttttctttttttttttttgtattattggGTTGAACCCTGTTAAAGATGCTTCCTCTTAACTAACAAGGGTGAATAAAGTTTACGAAAGTCGATATAGTTCTTCTCCTAATATTCGTGTTTATTAGGGATGCAAATGAGCTGGTTCTAGATGTGCCAGGTCAGTTGTTAAGAGTGCCAACTTATTAGTTTCTTTTGGATCTGAATGATTTGATCAATCTCTAATAAATGCCTATCACAAGAAAGCAACGCACAGTCTTGTATCCACAAATACctgatctttttgttttttttttttttcttggggagGGCAGGGGTTGGGTTCATGTCTAGCTAACACGTGCTTATTTCGATTCTTGTGGGTACTATTCTCGTGAGCCATTAAAGGTGGGGTGCGCTCAAATAAGGTGGACCGCTGCCCACTTAAACATGAAGAGAGGTACACTTGGTATTCAGGTTGAGCTTGTTTACATGAAAAGCCAGTGAAATCGAGCTCAAACTTCATACAATCTGCAAGTCATGCATAAGTTGATTTGTCTCCAAAAAACcaactttgttatatatatatatatatatatacacacatatttTATGTAGAATAATTTTAAGCTCCCATGTGCTGGATTTACCAGGGTCAGAGTGCGATTTCTTCTTTGCCATATGGCTTTGCCAACCCTGTACTTCCTATGGCTACAATTTACAAagttgtaaataaaaaaaaaaaccatcacaCGAGCAACAGTTTATGCCTTTAGCAACTTTTTATGGTGCTTTAGCAACAATTTATAGCACTTTTAATAACAAACTTCTAATTTTTGGCTATCCAGTCAAtcctttgctctctctctctctctctctctctctctctctctctctcttttttgtatatatatatatatatacacaaagagagagagagagagagagagagagaggtttatGTCCTTTAAAGTTTCAAAAGGTCGCTTTCGGCGTAGTTACTTGTGAGTTATTTGATCATATTATTAAACACCTAACGTGACCAAGTACTTGTTTCCTTTATTTAAAGCTTTTAATTTCAAGCACCATCTTATGTAGAGAAAAAATTTTCCGGCAATGGATGAATGGTTCAAGCACGCATATATGCTGACATCAACACAAAAGGTTATTAAATATTGTACTGTCAATTTGTTTCCATGAATTTAAATGCCTAATTAAGGGGCAGCCCATTAATCATGTTTCATAAAACTgataaatttaataatattaattaattattttttaatcactagTTGAACATTTCACATGTATGAGTTGCTTCTAGAAAACACAGGTGAGGAAGTTCACTTCAACTAGCAACCAGCCACCTAACAGTCGGTGGTCCAAGCTCGATCAAAACAGGATATatgcacacaactcaatctcatgCCAGATGCTTTGTTTTGTTGATGCTTTCCTCCATAGATTGTTTTCTTTGAATTAGTTGGGTTCTCTCTCTTCTACCCATACCGGCTAAGACAAAGGAGCTTcccttctgaaaaaaaaaactcaagcagAGAGATGACAGTAAAAAGCTACGAACATTCGATATGCAGAATTTTAATTATGAGCAGGAAAAGTTAGGGGCGTATGTAGAATCCGAATTACTCATAAGATTTGACAAATTTTTATCGATCTTATGCGTTTGGACATGCATCGTCGTCTACACTGTTGGATtcgtcaaaattttttttaggaagatGCAGAACAGAGAGAAGAAACGAACGAGGTTGAAACGACAAGTGGAAGTTCTTTATTCATAATCACTGGTCTTCAGAAAGTACAGAGAGGAGTATTTCCAACTACAGACAAGTGATACCCAAGTGACAAAGATGACTCCTTTTCTCATTATTGCTTGGTTCTACTAGCAGGAGTAAACATTGCCATGGTGGGAAGTTGGTTCATTTATTGCAGCCGCAGTTGGGGCAGCTGCACTTGGGGCCACAGTTGCATCCTCCATTCGTAACCATGGCTCCTTCAAACACCTCCTCATATCTATATACACAGCAAATACCCGAACATTATTAATAAATCTGGAACATATAATTCTACCAGAAACTGCGTACATATATAggaaaaacaactaaaatgatTGGAtaaatgaatgttttgagcAATACCCAGTTTCTGAGGATACATCTACGATCCTGGATTCAACTGTTCTCTCGCTGAACATGCTTATTTCCGGGTACATCTTGCACCTGCACCAAAGCAAAGTGATCAGTTTCAGGTcagatttcaattcttttacaaTTGGATGGTCCTCACACAAGCAtgaatgaatttattttttctgatttggGAGCATGGAATTATTTGACTGATAAAATTCTTCTTTGAGTTATATCTATACACAGAATAGATAATTAAGCACTCTGAATGCAGGCACACGAGCTCTTTCCAATAGTTTCCATGCCATCAGGTGGATGGCTCATCAAAGGCGCACAAGTGcacatgtgcacacacacacacacacaaacacacatataaatagagaaagagatcaaTACCCCCCACACCCATTGCCACACTTGCACCCAGAGCCACATCCACAATTTCCACCACAGCAagacatcttcttcttctcacctCTCTGTGTTTCTGGCTATAGAACACTCTCAACAAGACTGCTGCTGGGATGAACTGAGATGTGTGAGCTACCCTATTTATAGGCGTAATGGAGTTCACTTTTCTCCGGATTTCTCATTTATTAATTCGAAGAAATCATTTGCACccactgcttttttttttctggccaTGCTTTGTGGGGTTAGTGCTTTGATATAGACTTCAAGAATCTGCACATTCAGCAGCAAGTTAAGAAAGTCTTCAAGTTAAATATCTAAAACTTATTTTagaagaactaaaaaaaaaaacaatagtttgAGCTTTCTTTGTTTATAAATCATTTCATTGGTTTTGAGATATGAAACACAAACAGACATACAATTTGGTCCCCTCCCTGCTTTTTGAAGCACATCTAAAATTAAATTGCCGGACAAGGTTTTAATGGCTATGACATTTCCCTTTGAGAAAGCAACAAAGAAAACTTGGCATACTATTGAAGAAAACAATACATATGTGCTGTGAGCTTTATAGGGACTGATGTAGTGTCCTTTGTCCCTTCCCTTACACATTTTCAATGTCACAACCAATCACACTCTCCTAATTACACGTAACTTGGAATCTTGATTAAGATGCTTAATCAAAAGAGACTGCCAATCATTTTTCTAATTACCCTTTTGCTTATGCAATTGAAAAcccaaatttcataaaaaagcCAAGTTAGAATATTATGTTTCCGAAGCACCAATTTTTCGAAAAttcaagtgttttttttttctttttaatggttGTCACTCAACCGATTAGGCCTCTGTGGCAATGGAACTCTTTGCTCGTCTTCTTTCTAGTACAGAGAAAATGCCTCAAGGATAGGAATACTACTTGAGTGCAGTACAAGTTAGGGTCTTTGTTGTACATCAGCCACAGATGAACATTAGTGCAACGGAAAGGGCAGGGAAGGCAAGGCTCTTCTTTGGTGTGGGCAGTACATTCGGAGTCTTGTCTTGTGATATTTCTTTGGTGGGAACCACATGGTAAGAAGCACTGAAATAATTGAGGCCCTTATTCCAGAAGGCTAGCTCGctccaatttcatttttttcactcAATTATAGTGCGTGTTTGGGATGTCTCACTTTTTTTGTCCCACTTCTCGAATGGGACACAATTTGATGTTAAAGCCAGGACATGCAGGCTGATGGTACGTCCACAATTTTcttcataaaacaaaaagtgAGGTAGAGTGTCCTGATCAAAATCATGCCATGATGGAACTGAATGTCCATTGTTCCCAGTTTCTGATTCAAGGGAGCTGCCAACGTGGGTCATTTGGCAATGGAGTTTGAATCTTTGGCGCATGGCTTTTTATCACGACGACAAAGAGGCTGAACATGGTTCAACTTCTTTATATATTTCGATCATCAGCGGCTTCCTACATGTGGTTACCAAGTTGGTAAAAGGAAAGAGAACAAGATTCCGGATGCATTCTTATAGTATAATCTGTTAGAAATCTACTTCGACGTTCTAGCCAACcaataacaaataaaagaaagcatttttaatcTACTGTAAAGTGATacttacaaaaattgaaaaaaatacatcaaACTTCATATATTAAAGTGTTTCTATCATTATAAGCAGGTAACTCAAATGCCGTGACATGAATCCTAAGTGATCACGACCCACATAACAAGCAATGTTGGACAAGAAAATGAGCCCTTGAACAGGTTATTTAAAGCATCCCCAAATCTTTATGAATGTCATTATGTGAGGATGAGTGGTAGAGGACACAGCCTATAAATCATGTGGTTGTCAATCTCACAGTGTGAACA contains these protein-coding regions:
- the LOC116254989 gene encoding metallothionein-like protein type 2, which encodes MSCCGGNCGCGSGCKCGNGCGGCKMYPEISMFSERTVESRIVDVSSETGYEEVFEGAMVTNGGCNCGPKCSCPNCGCNK